Proteins co-encoded in one Pogona vitticeps strain Pit_001003342236 chromosome 9, PviZW2.1, whole genome shotgun sequence genomic window:
- the MEGF8 gene encoding multiple epidermal growth factor-like domains protein 8, whose translation MDPLSAVCLKLLVPLLLGLCRIRQASGGDCKGHRQVLRSASGYVTDGPGNYSVNGNCEWLVEAPSSSYRILLTFMFMDTECTYDYLFIYDGDSPSSPLLASLSGSTLPPIIEATSGKMLLHLFSDANYNLLGFNATYTISLCPMGCSGHGSCDNDGRCVCFQSWGGEDCSMPDCASYCQYHGTCNQETGHCQCEPGFVGQACDLALSENQGAGRWYNVTAHDPSFRPRMAAAGAFLPSTGGLYIFGGLDLNTALADLVFYNFTTNVWHRRVLSPSPSARHSHTAVAWEGLLILFGGELASGFLANDVWMYLPWEGRWRELVPLNTTWFPPPPGLAGHASAVVDEWLYVFGGRTSVDIFSSQMYRFHLRLWHWELVVPSGGKAPAAAGHSMVFHPASRTLLVYGGHRPSTARFSVRVNTTDLFHVDLRYWSTLRAKDSHRGPRERAFHSATVIGNYMVVYGGNVHIHYHEEKCYEDEIFFYHLGCHQWVSSHDLAPPITHEPEGKAQAQARGRYAHVAAVMNGNVLLVAGGYSGVPRGDLLAYKVPTFVFQVPSQMYHLDYCSIYTEKSTCAKDPECVWCTRGCQSTQPHSNCPNTGCLGLARLLVDCQSCLAFGGTNASLPRAPGPFGWCVQNETCMPLSEQGRCQVGKLSGTYGWWGPHPFFVTSLAQCQHDNFLPGLHLITYQQPRNDSQPDKVSIVRSTTITLNPSTEMDVSLVYKGFIHPLVSNSGHAEDIKIWARIQRLFVIAKLARFPGTPELEEVGRWAVQQEKDKRLLQRPGGERLFPSTERGKKYAVLLEGHLNNSGNGQTSELTLTWDRTGVLGGSEISYFFLEPHRSELCAAYRSCLACLADQGCGWCPLSATCHRRLAHRDDAGPCGAGSVRLILVPSNCILCEDYRDCHACSKDPFCEWQVHSSKKGDFLCSRRGRLPGAIHSPKDCPKLCNQRTTCSECLSNSSQCAWCQSTRSCFFFAAYLAKYPYGDCRGWYDSVHSVPQCLDCTRFNTCRECLQNFECGWCGNSDNPTLGRCLPGDFSGLNTFLNCSVALWESHGLPPTLPARWSYEQCPDVDECRLGLASCHPFASCKNTPDSFECHCNRGYAGDGVTFCNQTCYDECAHGECSGAPNFTCLCDLGWTTEIITGATPPPSGVQCNLDCGCHFHSSCNLRGPGVCDECQNWTYGERCHLCRPGSYGNATSQSGCRACACHGHGLEEMGYCHSSTGICYCAPPTEGLHCERCAPGYYGDPRNGGLCYQECVGRSLLTNLSSASSLSSQRAGGLPPGGLSYCVWVLSTGEDMQPCRLEQVCPTVTLTIQPDTLCMNNYVYAFDGLPDFLDTGLIQLDRTLIGAFCGQGRPRPITVEAVSGLLVIYYEANSSEASGFNATYTVHRCRPSCHPNQECEEGRCVCKAGYTGPSCQFHICPGNCSAHAGQGSCNRSLGLCVCSDHFAGSDCSLPLDAGKIVWETLIDTQLTADTASRFLHRLGHTMVEGPDTTLWMFGGMSLREGMLGNVYRYSIAERRWTQMLAGTEDRGPGPHPRYFHAAAYISSSKAMYLLGGLTADGVANDFWLLNLTTLQWRLVQDPLIPAVAGHTLTARRGSSLLLIGGYSPENGFNKKLLEYNVVSETWHAGNQAGTPPTGLYGHSAVYHEATDAIYVFGGHRFHVEMVSASPELYSLYYPNLTWSLLAPSQGPKPLAHFFHVAAVLKDTMVVIGGRTERENFTNHVFFYQLNCNTWILPNNTAPAMVGEPIMESIAHAVAAVGGRIYLSGGFNGVALGRMVALSVPSDPCLIFPNPETCNGSNASCTWCHGSCLSADAAERQGCSFVGNSCFPTPRSADECRRLRTCSECLAQHPRAMAHSLGIPALPHCKWCTNCPEGACIGSAGSCTSENDCRINQREIFVASNCSEISCEASDCAKCTASGKCMWTRQFKRTGETRRILSVQPTYDWTCFSHSLLNVSPMPVESSPPLACPTPCHNHSTCGECLSSKGADGGWQQCVWSVSLQQCMSPTYLPMRCAAGMCGRVLSGSESCTPSCSRFQQCAVCIQQPRCGWCSLRGENGQGLCLEGGRSGPRHGLLASCGPKASWAFMSCPPENECLNGHHDCNETQNCNDLPQGYKCTCKTGYTLDNATGLCKPVCEQGCVNGTCVEPNACQCHFGYVGQNCSLECQCNKHSNCQSVEAQDQCLQCFNNTMGQHCEKCQPLFVGSALNGGSCRPCHAFCRGNSNVCITREEYERARRDPARFPLEPALIPKWVAEGPAEDVAVCVNCQNNSFGEKCESCLHGYFLLEGKCTKCQCNGHADSCNELDGTGCPCQNNTETGGCQNSAQSDKKDCYKQQCAKCREFFHGNPVGGHQCYRLIIVDQESCFDPTSQLNCFHEPNIKNLPLGRTVFFGVQPKFTNVDIRITIDVTFGGVDVYISTSYETFVVDVDRATGFHAVRIVSPGDEAGGRGALGNGSQSSPPVREARTHGLITYITVREQQAVLIVRGVRDRVVITYPHEIHALKSSRFYVVLLGIGGTGPNVTESQGLLFFRQDQAHIDLFVFFSVFFSCFFLFLSVCVLLWKVKQFLDLRHEQRRHLQEMTKMASRPFAKVTIYFEPDALGAAAELVFLPARPHKHPALAAAQPLPSRLKPYHEVPYPVAHFRRSEPFLSHLMGYSYSSFRVGPITLEPTDDGMAGVATVLFQLPGGLQAPNRACLGSALVTLRHNLQDYCSSSHGVSSSRKGLLSHENLTSMSL comes from the exons CGCCCAGTAGCAGCTATCGCATCCTCTTGACCTTCATGTTTATGGATACGGAATGCACCTACGACTACCTCTTCATTTACGATGGAGATTCCCCTAGTAGCCCTTTGCTGGCCAGCCTGAGTGGCAGCACCTTGCCCCCCATCATTGAAGCCACCTCGGGCAAG ATGCTCCTTCACTTGTTCAGTGATGCCAATTACAACCTGCTGGGCTTCAACGCCACCTACACCATCTCACTGTGTCCGATGGGCTGTTCTGGGCACGGGAGCTGTGACAACGACGGGCGCTGCGTCTGTTTCCAGAGCTGGGGGGGTGAGGACTGCTCCATGCCCGACTGTGCCAGCTACTGTCAGTACCATGGCACTTGCAACCAG GAGACGGGGCACTGCCAGTGTGAGCCCGGCTTCGTGGGCCAGGCCTGTGACTTAGCCTTGAGCGAGAACCAAGGGGCTGGCCGGTGGTACAACGTGACGGCCCATGACCCCAGCTTCCGGCCCCGCATGGCTGCTGCTGGTGCTTTCCTGCCTTCCACCGGAGGACTGTACATCTTTGGAG gTTTGGATCTAAACACAGCCCTGGCCGACCTTGTCTTCTATAACTTCACCACTAATGTTTGGCATCGGCGAGTGCTGAGCCCCTCCCCG TCTGCCCGTCACTCCCACACCGCTGTGGCTTGGGAAGGACTCTTGATTCTTTTTGGGGGCGAATTGGCTAGTGGTTTCCTTGCCAACGATGTCTGGATGTACCTGCCGTGGGAAGGGCGCTGGCGGGAGCTGGTGCCCCTCAACACCACGTGGTTCCCCCCTCCTCCCGGGCTGGCCGGCCATGCGTCTGCTGTGGTGGATGAATGGCTGTATGTATTTGGAG GTCGCACCTCTGTGGACATTTTCTCCTCACAGATGTACCGCTTCCACCTGAGGCTGTGGCACTGGGAGCTGGTGGTCCCTTCGGGAGGCAAGGCGCCTGCGGCCGCGGGACACTCCATGGTATTCCATCCGGCCTCCCGTACTCTCCTGGTCTATGGTGGGCACCGGCCTTCCACCGCACG GTTCAGTGTGCGTGTAAACACCACCGACCTCTTCCACGTAGACTTGCGCTACTGGAGTACTTTGCGAGCCAAGGATTCTCACCGGGGACCTCGAGAAAGGGCCTTTCACTCCGCTACTGTCATTGGAAACTACATGGTTGTTTACG GCGGCAACGTGCACATCCATTACCACGAGGAGAAATGTTATGAGGACGAAATCTTTTTCTACCACCTGGGCTGTCATCAGTGGGTCTCCAGCCATGACCTGGCCCCTCCAATCACCCACG aGCCTGAGGGAAAGGCTCAAGCCCAGGCACGGGGCCGGTACGCCCACGTGGCTGCTGTGATGAATGGAAACGTTCTGCTGGTGGCCGGAGGCTACAGCGGGGTGCCGCGGGGTGACCTGCTGGCTTACAAAGTGCCCACCTTCGTCTTCCAGGTGCCCTCCCAGATG TATCATCTGGATTACTGCTCCATTTATACAGAGAAAAGCACGTGCGCTAAGGACCCCGAATGTGTCTGGTGCACGAGAGGCTGCCAGAGTACTCAGCCCCACAGCAAC TGTCCCAATACGGGCTGCCTGGGTCTAGCCCGCCTCCTGGTGGATTGCCAGTCATGCTTGGCTTTTGGTGGCACCAATGCTTCTCTGCCCCGTGCCCCGGGACCCTTTGGTTGGTGTGTGCAAAATGAGACCTGCATGCCTCTCTCAG AGCAGGGCAGATGCCAGGTCGGGAAGCTCTCGGGCACCTACGGCTGGTGGGGGCCGCACCCTTTCTTTGTGACCTCCTTGGCGCAATGCCAGCACGACAACTTCCTGCCTGGCCTTCATCTCATCACCTACCAGCAACCGCGCAATGATTCCCAGCCTGACAAG GTCTCTATTGTTCGGAGCACGACCATTACTCTGAATCCCAGCACAGAGATGGACGTTTCGCTGGTCTACAAAGGTTTCATTCATCCGCTCGTGAGCAACTCCGGACACGCCGAAGATATCAAAATCTGGGCACGCATCCAGCGCCTTTTTGTGATTGCCAAGCTGGCCAGGTTCCCTGGCACGCCCGAGCTG GAGGAAGTGGGTCGTTGGGCAGTTCAGCAAGAAAAGGATAAACGGCTACTCCAGCGTCCTGGGGGCGAGCGCCTTTTCCCCAGCACCGAACGGGGCAAGAAATACGCAGTGCTGCTCGAAGGCCACCTCAACAACTCCGGCAACGGGCAGACCAGCGAACTGACCCTCACATGGGATCGAACCGGAGTGCTCGGGGGCAGC GAGATTTCTTACTTTTTCCTGGAGCCCCATCGCTCGGAATTGTGTGCTGCGTACCGCTCTTGTCTGGCGTGCCTGGCTGACCAGGGCTGCGGATGGTGTCCTCTCAGCGCCACTTGCCACCGACGGCTGGCGCATCGGGATGACGCCGGGCCCTGCGGGGCGGGCAGCGTGCGTCTCATCCTGGTCCCAAGCAACTGCATCTTATGTGAGGACTACCGAGACTGCCACGCGTGTAGCAAG GACCCCTTTTGTGAGTGGCAAGTGCACAGCAGCAAGAAAGGAGACTTCCTTTGCAGCCGGCGTGGCCGCCTCCCTGGTGCCATCCATTCTCCCAAGGATTGCCCGAAACTTTGCAATCA gCGTACCACGTGCTCAGAGTGTCTCTCCAATTCCAGCCAATGTGCCTGGTGCCAGTCCACACGCAGCTGCTTCTTCTTCGCCGCCTATCTAGCCAAGTACCCCTATGGAGACTGCCGCGGGTGGTACGACAG tgtTCATTCTGTGCCCCAGTGCCTGGACTGCACCCGGTTCAACACTTGCCGCGAATGTTTACAGAACTTTGAGTGTGGTTGGTGTGGCAACTCCGATAACCCTACTTTGGGCAG GTGCCTGCCTGGCGATTTCTCTGGCCTGAATACCTTCCTCAACTGCTCAGTGGCACTTTGGGAGTCGCACGGCCTTCCCCCCACCCTGCCAGCCCGGTGGTCCTACGAGCAGTGCCCAGATGTGGACGAGTGCCGGCTGGGCCTGGCCAGCTGCCACCCTTTCGCCAGCTGCAAGAACACGCCCGACTCCTTTGAATGTCACTGTAACCGAGGCTACGCGGGCGATGGGGTGACCTTTTGCAACCAGAC CTGCTATGATGAATGTGCCCATGGAGAATGCAGCGGGGCCCCGAACTTTACCTGCTTGTGCGATTTAGGCTGGACCACCGAGATCATCACGGGGGCCACCCCTCCACCCAGTGGGGTCCAGTGCAACCTGGACTGTGGGTGTCACTTCCATAGCAGCTGCAACCTCAGGGGGCCCGGTGTATGTGACGAGTGTCAGA ACTGGACGTACGGCGAACGCTGCCACCTTTGCCGCCCGGGCAGCTACGGGAATGCCACCAGCCAGAGCGGGTGCCGGGCATGCGCCTGCCACGGGCACGGCCTGGAAGAGATGGGCTACTGCCACAGTTCTACGGGCATCTGTTACTGTGCACCACCCACAGAAGGGCTGCACTGTGAGCGCTGTGCCCCTGGCTACTATGGGGACCCCAG AAACGGAGGCCTTTGCTACCAGGAGTGTGTAGGGCGCTCTTTGCTCACCAACCTTTCTTCCGCTTCTTCGCTGAGCTCTCAGCGGGCTGGGGGCCTCCCACCTGGTGGGCTCTCTTACTGCGTCTGGGTGTTGTCCACGGGGGAAGACATGCAACCGTGCCGGCTGGAGCAGGTCTGCCCCACGGTCACCCTGACGATCCAACCTGACACCCTCTGCATG AATAACTATGTCTATGCCTTTGATGGGCTCCCTGATTTCCTGGACACAGGCCTGATTCAGTTGGATCGTACGCTGATCGGAGCTTTCTGCGGCCAGGGCCGTCCCCGCCCCATCACAGTGGAGGCTGTATCAG GCCTGCTGGTCATTTACTACGAGGCCAACTCCAGCGAGGCCTCTGGCTTCAACGCCACCTACACGGTGCATCGCTGTCGACCCAGTTGTCACCCCAACCAGGAGTGCGAGGAAGGGCGATGCGTCTGTAAGGCCGGTTACACGGGGCCCAGCTGCCAGTTCCACATCTGTCCGGGCAACTGTAGCGCTCATGCCGGGCAAGGGAGCTGCAATAGG AGCTTGGGCTTGTGCGTCTGCAGCGATCACTTTGCTGGCTCCGACTGCTCCCTCCCGCTGGATGCCGGCAAGATCGTCTGGGAGACTTTGATTGACACTCAGCTGACGGCT GACACAGCCAGCCGGTTTCTTCACCGTCTGGGCCACACCATGGTAGAAGGGCCGGATACCACGCTTTGGATGTTTGGAGGCATGTCATTGCGAGAAGGCATGCTGGGCAATGTGTACAG ATACTCCATCGCCGAACGCCGCTGGACTCAGATGCTGGCCGGAACAGAGGACAGAGGCCCCGGGCCTCATCCCCGTTACTTCCACGCGGCTGCCTACATTTCCTCCTCCAAGGCTATGTATCTGCTCGGTGGGCTGACTGCGGATGGGGTGGCCAATGATTTCTGGCTGCTCAACCTTACCACTCTGCAGTGGAGGCTCGTACAG GACCCGCTGATCCCGGCTGTGGCAGGCCACACCCTCACGGCTCGCCGTGGCTCTTCCTTGCTCCTAATTGGTGGCTACTCCCCGGAGAATGGCTTCAATAAGAAACTCTTGGAATACAACGTGGTGTCAGAGACGTGGCATGCTGGGAACCAGGCTGGGACGCCCCCTACAG gtcTGTATGGACACTCCGCTGTGTACCACGAGGCCACTGACGCCATCTACGTCTTTGGCGGACACCGGTTCCACGTAGAGATGGTTTCAGCTTCTCCCGAGCTCTACAGCCTTTACTACCCGAACCTCACCTGGAGTTTGCTGGCCCCATCCCAGGGACCGAAG CCACTGGCTCACTTCTTCCACGTGGCAGCAGTGCTGAAGGACACCATGGTAGTTATAGGAGGGCGCACGGAACGGGAGAATTTCACCAACCACGTTTTCTTCTACCAGTTAAACTGCAACACCTGGATCCTACCTAACAACACAG CGCCGGCCATGGTGGGCGAGCCTATCATGGAGTCCATTGCCCATGCTGTGGCTGCTGTGGGAGGTCGCATCTACCTCTCGGGTGGCTTCAATGGGGTGGCCCTGGGGCGTATGGTGGCCCTCTCTGTGCCCTCTGACCCTTGCCTCATCTTCCCCAACCCGGAAACCTGCAACGGATCTAACGCCAGCTGCACCTGGTGCCACGGCAGCTGCCTCTCTGCAGACGCAGCCGAGAG GCAGGGTTGTTCCTTTGTCGGAAACTCCTGCTTCCCGACCCCAAGATCCGCGGATGAGTGTCGTCGTCTCAGAACTTGCAGTGAGTGCCTGGCCCAGCACCCTCGCGCCATGGCCCACAGCCTGGGCATCCCA GCCTTGCCGCACTGCAAATGGTGCACCAACTGCCCCGAGGGCGCCTGCATCGGTAGTGCCGGCAGCTGCACCTCCGAGAACGACTGCCGCATCAACCAGCGCGAGATCTTTGTGGCCAGCAACTGCTCGGAGATCTCATGCGAGGCCTCGGACTGCGCCAAATGCACGGCGTCCGGGAAGTGCATGTGGACTCGGCAGTTCAAGCGCACCG GGGAGACCCGGCGCATCCTTAGCGTGCAGCCCACCTACGACTGGACCTGCTTCAGCCACTCGCTCCTCAACGTTTCCCCGATGCCGGTGGAGTCCTCGCCCCCGCTGGCCTGCCCCACGCCTTGCCACAACCACAGCACCTGTGGGGAATGCCTGAGCTCCAAGGGGGCCGACGGGGGATGGCAGCAGTGTGTCTGGAGCGTCAGCTTGCAGCAG TGCATGAGCCCCACTTACCTGCCCATGCGCTGCGCTGCTGGAATGTGTGGCCGGGTGCTGAGCGGATCGGAGAGCTGCACCCCCTCCTGCTCGCGTTTCCAGCAGTGCGCCGTCTGCATCCAGCAGCCTCGCTGCGGCTGGTGCAGCCTGCGGGGAGAGAACGGCCAGGGGCTCTGCCTGGAGGGCGGGCGGAGCGGTCCTCGACACG GGCTGCTGGCATCCTGTGGCCCAAAGGCCAGCTGGGCCTTCATGTCGTGCCCTCCTGAGAATGAGTGCCTGAACGGGCACCACGACTGCAATGAGACCCAGAACTGCAACGACCTGCCCCAAGGTTACAAGTGTACGTGCAAAACGGGCTACACTCTGGACAA CGCGACAGGGCTGTGCAAGCCTGTGTGTGAGCAGGGCTGCGTGAACGGGACCTGCGTGGAGCCCAACGCCTGCCAGTGCCACTTCGGCTACGTGGGCCAGAACTGCTCCCTCGAGTGCCAGTGCAACAAGCACAGCAACTGCCAGAGCGTGGAGGCTCAGGACCAGTGCTTGCAGTGTTTCAACAACACAATG GGTCAACACTGTGAGAAATGCCAGCCCCTCTTTGTGGGCTCCGCCCTGAACGGGGGCTCCTGCCGGCCCTGCCATGCCTTCTGCCGAGGGAACAGTAACGTGTGCATCACGCGTGAAGAGTACGAGCGGGCGCGCCGAGATCCCGCCCGCTTCCCCCTGGAGCCGGCCTTG ATCCCCAAATGGGTGGCCGAGGGGCCAGCTGAGGACGTTGCCGTGTGCGTGAACTGCCAGAACAACAGCTTCGGGGAGAAATGCGAGAGTTGTCTGCACGGGTACTTCCTGCTGGAAGGAAAATGCACCAA GTGTCAGTGCAATGGCCATGCCGACTCTTGCAACGAGCTGGACGGGACCGGCTGCCCTTGCCAGAACAACACAGAGACAGGCGGCTGCCAGAACAGCGCCCAGTCTGACAAGAAGGATTGTTACAAGCAACAG TGCGCCAAGTGTCGAGAGTTTTTCCACGGGAACCCCGTGGGTGGCCACCAGTGCTACCGACTGATCATTGTGGACCAAGAGAGCTGCTTCGACCCGACCTCGCAACTAAACTGCTTCCACGAGCCCAACATCAAGAACCTCCCGCTGGGGCGCACCGTCTTTTTTGGCGTCCAACCCAAGTTCACCAACGTGGACATCCGTATCACCATCGACGTGACCTTTGGGGGCGTGGACGTCTACATTTCCACCTCCTACGAGACCTTTGTGGTGGATGTGGACCGGGCCACAGGTTTCCACGCTGTGCGAATCGTGTCACCAGGCGACGAAGCGGGCGGGCGCGGCGCCCTCGGCAACGGGAGCCAGTCCTCCCCGCCTGTGCGGGAGGCCCGGACTCACGGCCTCATCACCTACATCACCGTCCGGGAGCAGCAGGCAGTGTTGATTGTGCGAGGCGTCCGAGACCGCGTGGTCATCACCTACCCCCACGAGATCCACGCCCTCAAGTCCAGCCGTTTCTATGTGGTCTTGCTGGGTATCGGGGGCACCGGCCCCAATGTCACGGAGTCCCAGGGGCTCCTCTTTTTCCGCCAGGACCAGGCTCACATCGACCTCTTCGTTTTCTTCTccgttttcttttcctgcttcttcctcttcctctcggTCTGCGTCCTGCTGTGGAAGGTCAAGCAGTTCCTGGACCTCAGGCACGAGCAGCGGCGCCACCTGCAGGAAATGACGAAGATGGCCAGCCGGCCCTTCGCCAAAGTGACCATCTACTTTGAGCCGGACGCCCTGGGCGCCGCCGCCGAGCTGGTCTTCCTCCCGGCCCGACCTCACAAGCACCCGGCACTGGCTGCCGCTCAGCCCTTGCCCAGCCGCCTGAAGCCCTACCACGAGGTGCCCTACCCCGTCGCCCACTTCCGCCGCTCCGAGCCCTTCCTCTCGCACCTGATGGGCTACTCCTACTCCAGCTTTCGGGTGGGGCCGATCACCCTGGAACCGACGGACGACGGCATGGCCGGGGTGGCCACCGTCCTCTTTCAGCTGCCCGGAGGACTGCAAGCCCCCAACCGGGCCTGCCTGGGCTCCGCCCTCGTCACCCTGCGCCACAACCTCCAGGACTACTGCAGCAGCAGCCACGGCGTCAGCAGCTCCCGCAAGGGCCTCTTAAGCCACGAGAACCTGACGAGCATGTCCCTATGA
- the LOC144584251 gene encoding cornifelin homolog B-like codes for MACQPCPVATQPTAVDRYPPSPFRDWKTALFDCCADKHICACGVVPCFLACKVGVQYGECCCVPLLPGALLAMRTGLREQLRIQGCVFGDWVAFCFCCPCALCQMARELKSPC; via the exons ATGGCTTGCCAACCCTGCCCTGTGGCCACTCAGCCTACAGCAGTCGACAGAtaccctccctctccctttcgaGACTGGAAGACGGCCCTCTTTGACTGTTGCGCCGACAAGCACATCT GTGCCTGTGGAGTCGTCCCCTGCTTCCTTGCATGCAAAGTGGGTGTCCAGTACGGCGAATGCTGCTGCGTCCCGTTGCTGCCCGGGGCTCTCCTAGCCATGCGGACGGGGCTGCGAGAACAGCTGCGCATCCAG GGCTGTGTGTTCGGTGACTGGGTTGCGTTCTGCTTCTGCTGCCCCTGTGCGCTTTGCCAGATGGCGCGCGAACTGAAGAGCCCTTGCTAG